Proteins from a single region of Verrucosispora sp. NA02020:
- a CDS encoding helix-turn-helix transcriptional regulator: protein MLDETSGSTVPRRQLGRLFTELREHATITLDEAARALDCSRQKIWRIEKGLVPVRLVDARAMCDLYRVPEEMAAIVAGLAKETRAKGWWHSYGDVVPSWFSLYVGLESAASLIRRYDSELIPGLLQTRAYASELFRRKNPTMTPEEREKLVAVRLQRQSILVRRLPAAPTLRVVLSEAVLRRTLPDRQAMVEQLRHLLDVAALPNVSLRVLPLAAGPPLASETGTFVVLGFPQGLGRASTEPTTVYLENITGALYLDRPTEVAAFVHVWNDLESLASGEAESEKMINMIIEEHHD, encoded by the coding sequence ATGCTGGATGAAACAAGCGGGTCCACCGTGCCCCGACGGCAGCTCGGGCGACTCTTCACCGAGCTGCGGGAACACGCCACGATCACCCTCGACGAGGCGGCGCGGGCGCTGGACTGTTCACGACAGAAGATCTGGCGGATCGAGAAGGGCCTGGTGCCGGTCCGGCTGGTGGACGCCCGCGCGATGTGTGATCTCTATCGGGTGCCGGAGGAGATGGCGGCGATCGTCGCCGGGCTCGCGAAGGAGACCCGGGCCAAGGGGTGGTGGCACTCCTATGGCGACGTGGTCCCGTCCTGGTTCTCGCTCTACGTCGGCCTGGAATCGGCCGCCTCACTGATTCGGCGCTACGATTCCGAGTTGATTCCCGGGCTGCTGCAAACCCGCGCCTACGCCAGCGAACTCTTCCGCCGCAAGAACCCGACGATGACCCCCGAGGAGCGGGAGAAACTGGTGGCGGTGCGCCTGCAACGGCAGAGCATCCTGGTCCGCCGGCTGCCCGCCGCGCCCACTCTCAGGGTGGTGCTCAGCGAGGCCGTGCTGCGCCGCACCCTCCCCGACCGGCAGGCGATGGTCGAGCAACTCCGCCACCTGCTCGACGTGGCCGCGCTGCCGAACGTCTCGCTGCGGGTCCTGCCACTGGCCGCCGGCCCGCCGCTGGCCAGCGAGACCGGCACCTTCGTCGTGCTGGGCTTCCCGCAGGGGCTCGGCCGGGCCTCGACCGAGCCCACCACCGTCTACCTGGAGAACATCACCGGCGCGCTCTATCTCGACCGGCCGACGGAGGTGGCCGCCTTCGTACACGTCTGGAACGACCTGGAGTCACTCGCCTCCGGTGAGGCAGAATCAGAGAAAATGATCAACATGATCATCGAGGAGCATCATGACTGA
- a CDS encoding SDR family oxidoreductase, whose product MAERMRCAVVIGNSDGIGLAFTRRLLADGWRVAGVSRRDNGIGVPTYAHHTVDVTAPDYPEVLTKAIDELDGVDLCVYAAGIGEPVDLADLEAQTRTLEVNLIGAARTVATVVPRMVAAGDGHLIGLSSMADRMVSGDAPGYAGSKAGLSSYLLGLSAALRGQGVSVTTVRFGFVDTKMAKGPVRPLMMTVDRAVDVLVRCVRNRPVLVSRPRRAALLTTLLAPLTRPRR is encoded by the coding sequence ATGGCGGAACGAATGCGCTGCGCAGTGGTGATCGGCAACAGTGACGGGATCGGGTTGGCGTTCACCCGACGGCTGCTCGCCGACGGCTGGCGGGTCGCCGGAGTGTCCCGCCGCGACAACGGCATCGGAGTCCCCACGTACGCCCACCACACCGTCGACGTGACCGCGCCCGACTACCCGGAGGTGCTGACGAAGGCGATCGACGAGCTGGACGGGGTGGACCTCTGCGTCTACGCCGCCGGCATCGGCGAGCCCGTCGACCTGGCCGACCTGGAGGCGCAGACCCGCACCCTGGAGGTCAACCTGATCGGGGCGGCCCGCACGGTCGCCACCGTCGTGCCGAGGATGGTGGCCGCCGGTGACGGGCACCTCATCGGGCTGTCCAGCATGGCGGACCGGATGGTCTCCGGCGACGCACCCGGGTACGCCGGGTCGAAGGCGGGACTGTCGTCGTACCTGCTGGGGCTCTCGGCGGCGCTGCGCGGACAGGGCGTGAGCGTGACCACCGTGCGGTTCGGGTTCGTCGACACCAAGATGGCCAAGGGCCCGGTCCGGCCGCTGATGATGACGGTGGACCGCGCGGTGGACGTCCTCGTCCGGTGCGTCCGCAACCGTCCCGTCCTGGTCTCCCGCCCCCGGCGGGCGGCCCTGCTCACCACCCTCCTGGCACCCCTCACCCGCCCCCGCCGCTGA